One region of Agelaius phoeniceus isolate bAgePho1 chromosome 12, bAgePho1.hap1, whole genome shotgun sequence genomic DNA includes:
- the FHOD1 gene encoding FH1/FH2 domain-containing protein 1 isoform X3, giving the protein MPGAVSGGRGSLRLRQLPGAPTSPGLRRGGGAGPGGAAARAAPPGRGPAAALSQIMLFVDGMQGVINHNETVQWLYTLSGSPFRLVVKMALKLLLVFVEYTEPNALLLIRAVNAVDQARGACPWSNLMAILEQRNGADTELLVFTMTLINKTLAALPDQDTFYDVTDCLEQQGMEQVVQQYLGSKGTDLDLKQQFTIYESALKLEDDVEEPPSGGRKERRRTDEGRRGWRSQGGSQDPSADAQPLLGSPDTPKEPPAEDTPPIPAPSSPAQPCPTSIYNSTSSVRLALASSPAEKEQPPGPGERSVYKARFLENLAAAQKEKISSMAKGRLDVLSDTTLEHPTALAWERDHGTSDPGMEPPSIRSCLARSDITDSCSTISSDTKFMLDMLYAKGSSESGREKVFHEIPLSTQIQGEVEMDTKGSSSQEQESARPRGRAPDGPVASAHAKLVRAMSSIDDETHTQKLESTGMMPIKKETELTWERLETVPVQLKIKDMDFTDLGEEEDFDILDTGQMTNGSFLHPGIEAMSAGTFMAPPPPPPLPGCPPPPPPALPGCPPPPPPPAIPGCPPPPPPPPAVPGCPPPPGLPGPSATDGPSEAKKKRTVKLFWKELKQLDGTVGTGRFGQGTLWASLQNVEVNTAKLEHLFESRSKEAPTSKKAIDGKKVVVVLDPKRSNAINIGLTVLPPVHIIKTAVLNFDEFAVSKEGIEKILTMVPTEEEKQKIQEAQLANPDVPLGSAEQFLLSLSSISDLTARLQLWAFKLDYESLEQEIAEPLFDLKVGMEQLARNHTFKCILATLLATGNFLNGSQSRGFELGYLEKVSEVKDTVHRQSLLYHLCQMVVEKFPETTDLYSEIASITRSAKIDFEELANSLVQLERRCRASWHNLKVIAKHETKPVLKTKLTEFLKDSTQRIIVLKVVHRRVLNRFHSFLLYLGYPASAVRDVKVTSICKLLQEFALEYRTCRERVLQQQKKRAAHRERNKTRGRLITETEKFSGIAEAVLPPAVVSSSPREQMEAGHESMKIVLTSPTDIPARRSRASQGTGHGTPTQGSPAQEDVPSSPDDASDEIMDQLVKSVTHNPNPRPCPNKERRRSRGNRKSCKSHSCVLVPCSISVPRSVPVLCPISMSLSHVCVPAQMLFPSSVSLSPYPFPSLCLSCHALSHLSSQALPNPHTPSHLCPRHCLVPSPCLCVLVPMPCLAPSPWATRDLPC; this is encoded by the exons ATGCCGGGTGCAGTATCTGGAGGACGCGGATCCCTTCGCCTTCGGCAGCTTCCCGGAGCCCCGACGAGCCCCGGTTTACGCCGTGGAGGAGGCGCTGGCCCTGGGGGCGCAGCTGCCCGCGCTGCACCGCCTGGTCGGGGCCCCGCTGCCG CCTTGAGCCAGATCATGCTCTTCGTGGATGGAATGCAGGGTGTCATCAACCACAACGAGACTGTCCAGTGGCTGTACACACTCTCAGGAAGCCCA TTTCGCCTGGTGGTGAAGATGGCActgaagctgctcctggtgtttgtGGAGTACACAGAGCCCAACGCCTTGCTGCTCATCCGCGCCGTCAATGCCGTGGACCAGGCGAGAG GTGCCTGTCCATGGTCCAACTTAATGGCCATCCTGGAGCAGCGCAACGGGGCTGACACGGAGCTGCTGGTGTTCACCATGACACTGATCAACAAG ACGCTGGCAGCCCTCCCAGACCAGGACACCTTTTATGATGTGACTgactgcctggagcagcagggcatggagcagGTGGTGCAGCAGTACCTGGGCAGCAAGGGCACCGACCTTGACTTGAAGCAGCAGTTCACAATCTACGAG AGTGCTCTCAAGCTGGAGGATGATGTGGAAGAGCCACCCTCAGGGGGACGCAAAGAGCGGAGGAGGACAGATGAGGGCCGGCGTGGGTGGCGATCCCAGGGTGGCTCCCAGGATCCCAGTGCCGATGCCCAGCCACTGCTGGGGTCTCCTGACACTCCAAAGGAGCCCCCAGCTGAGGACACCCCGCCTATCCCTGCACCAAGCAGCCCAGCACA ACCCTGTCCCACCAGCATCTACAACAGCACGTCCAGCGTGCGGCTGGCCCTGGCCTCCTCCCcggctgagaaggagcagcCCCCGGGCCCAGGAGAGCGCAGCGTCTACAA AGCTCGCTTTTTGGAgaacctggctgcagcccagaAGGAGAAGATCTCTTCCATGGCCAAGGGACGGCTCGACGTCCTTAGCGATACTACACTGGAGCATCCTACTGCTCTTGCATGGGAAAGAGACCATGGCACCTCTGATCCCGGGATGGAGCCACCCAGCATAA ggTCTTGTTTGGCTCGATCTGACATCACTGACTCCTGCAGCACCATCTCCTCTGACACCAAGTTTATGCTGGACATGCTCTATGCCAAGGGCTCCTCAGAGTCGGGGAGGGAGAAGGTGTTCCATGAAATACCTTTATCCACCCAGATCCAGGGTGAGGTGGAGATGGACAccaagggaagcagcagccaggagcaggagagtGCCCGGCCCCGTGGCAGGGCTCCAGATGGGCCAGTAGCCAGCGCCCATGCCAAGCTGGTACGTGCCATGTCCAGCATAGATGATGAGACCCACACACAGAAGCTGGAGAGCACTGGGATGATGCCCATCAAAAAGGAAACGGAGCTGACATGGGAGCGCCTGGAGACCGTCCCCGTGCAGCTGAAGATCAAGGACATGGACTTCACTGACTTGGGGGAAGAAGAAGATTTTGACATCCTGGACACGGGGCAAATGACCAACGGGTCTTTCCTCCATCCTGGCATTGAAGCAATGAGTGCTGGAACATTCATGGCTCcccctccacctcctcccctccctggttgcccaccacctccacctcctgccctccctggttgcccaccaccaccaccacctcctgccatccctggttgcccaccaccaccacctccacctcctgcaGTCCCTGGCTGCCCACCcccaccagggctgccaggtCCCTCAGCAACAGATGGCCCCTccgaggccaagaagaagaggACAGTGAAGCTCTTCTggaaggagctgaagcagctggaTGGCACTGTGGGGACTGGCAGGTTTGGCCAGGGGACACTTTGGGCATCCCTGCAGAATGTCGAGGTCAATACTGCAAAACTGGAGCATCTCTTTGAGTCACGGTCAAAGGAAGCGCCAACCTCAAAG AAAGCCATTGATGGGAAgaaggtggtggtggtgttggACCCCAAGAGGAGCAACGCCATCAACATTGGCCTCACTGTGCTGCCGCCCGTCCATATAATCAAGACAGCCGTGCTCAACTTTGATGAGTTTGCAGTCAGTAAGGAAGGGATTGAG AAAATCCTAACCATGGTCCCAACTGAGGAGGAAAAACAGAAGATCCAGGAGGCCCAGTTGGCCAATCCTGATGTTCCtttgggctctgcagagcagttcCTGCTCTCCCTGTCTTCCATCAGTGACCTCACGGCCaggctccagctctgggcctTCAAGCTGGACTATGAGAGCCTGGAGCAG GAGATCGCAGAGCCGCTCTTTGATCTGAAGGTAGGCATGGAGCAGCTGGCCAGAAATCACACATTCAAGTGCATCTTGGCCACGCTGCTGGCGACAGGCAACTTCTTGAATGGTTCCCAG AGCAGAGGCTTTGAGCTTGGCTACCTGGAGAAGGTCTCAGAAGTGAAGGACACAGTGCACCGGCAGTCCCTGCTCTACCATCTCTGCCAGATGGTGGTAGAGAAGTTCCCAGAAACCACTGACCTCTACTCAGAAATTGCCTCCATCACCCGCTCTGCCAAG ATTGACTTTGAAGAGCTGGCCAACAGCCTGGTGCAGCTGGAGCGGAGGTGCAGGGCCTCCTGGCACAACCTGAAGGTGATTGCCAAGCATGAGACCAAGCCAGTGCTGAAGACTAAGCTGACAGAGTTCCTCAAGGACAGCACCCAGCGCATCATCGTCCTGAAGGTGGTGCACAGGCGTGTCCTCAACAG GTTTCACTCCTTCCTGCTGTACCTGGGGTACCCAGCGAGCGCGGTGCGGGATGTGAAGGTGACATCCATCTGCAAACTGCTGCAGGAGTTTGCCCTGGAGTACCGCACCTGCCGGGAGCgcgtgctgcagcagcagaagaaacgCGCCGCCCACCGTGAGCGCAACAAAACTCGGGGCCGGCTCATCACCGAG ACTGAGAAATTCTCCGGCATTGCCGAGGCAGTTCTGCCGCCTGCCGTGGtgtccagcagccccagggagcagaTGGAAGCGGGTCACGAGAGCATGAAGATTGTGCTGACCTCCCCCACAGATATCCCTGCCCGCCGCAGCCGAGCCAGCCAGG GAACAGGGCATGGCACCCCGACCCAGGGCTCTCCAGCCCAGGAGGATGTTCCCAGCTCACCTGATGATGCTTCAGATGAAATCATGGACCAGCTGGTGAAATCAGTGACACACAATCCCAACCCCCGACCCTGCCCCAACAAGGAGCGCAGGAGGTCCCGTGGCAATAGGAAGTCCTGTAAGTCCCATTCctgtgtccttgtgccctgttCCATCTCTGTTCCACGCTCTGTCCCTGTACTCTGTCCCAtttccatgtccctgtcccatgtctgtgtccctgctcagatgctttttcccagctctgtgtccctgtccccttaccctttcccatctctttgtctctcttgcCATGCCCTGTCCCATCTCTcctcccaggctctgcccaATCCCCATACTCCTTCTCATCTCTGTCCCCGTCACTGTCTTGTTCCATCTCCATGTCTCTGTGTCCTTGTTCCCATGCCCTGTCTGGCTCCTTCCCCATGGGCCACCCGTGACCTGCCATGCTGA